A genomic region of Bombus pyrosoma isolate SC7728 linkage group LG6, ASM1482585v1, whole genome shotgun sequence contains the following coding sequences:
- the LOC122568561 gene encoding uncharacterized protein LOC122568561, with protein MLFDLSQTFVFVLSNFSLSRYAEEVVGCFRFIVLYVLGMTTFTITLCGILMIMDSPITTKMELVNSSAFCLILTFMYAWPADYLQDASVNVSQSVYDMDWYEQSSEMRKHMLNVLVHQKPVTLSVGCFMPELNLRFFCSVREINVSFVNYNSQ; from the exons ATGTTGTTTGATTTAAGCCAGACATTTGTCTTCGTTTTAAGTAATTTCTCTCTGTCTAGATACGCGGAGGAAGTGGTCGGTTGTTTTCGCTTTATAGTACTTTATGTGTTGGGAATGACAACGTTTACCATAACTCTGTGTGGGATTTTGATGATAATG GATTCTCCAATTACTACGAAAATGGAGCTCGTTAACTCTAGTGCCTTCTGTCTCATCCTCACATTCATGTATGCGTGGCCAGCTGATTATTTGCAAGACGCT AGTGTGAACGTCTCGCAAAGCGTATACGACATGGACTGGTACGAACAATCTTCAGAAATGCGAAAGCACATGCTCAACGTGTTGGTTCATCAAAAACCGGTAACACTTTCTGTCGGTTGTTTTATGCCGGAACTTAATTTGCGTTTCTTTTGTTCGGTAAGAGAAATCAATGTCTCTTTTGTCAATTATAATAGTCAGTag